In Astatotilapia calliptera chromosome 20, fAstCal1.2, whole genome shotgun sequence, one genomic interval encodes:
- the tmdd1 gene encoding transmembrane and death domain protein 1, with amino-acid sequence MDILKFCFSFFFLLHSSTVGEDTVAEDIDVQQLERLVEMLTPRECEDLLSALSHPEENIFEHLQRLSPEKNLLGLQPRAKRETPSALDSEAQCQTALTDWLLRYGKETYYDRLSRALHHIGRTDIATEVGKNINQDKALSLKRYVEDYHKYVNSLNFVSDTKHQKRGHQRVRKRTVSDLTWRDLDLIVEQVRVPPYQKGPLDVAMPVLYGLLLGFGGTLLIGTALLLVIVHISHGRLQNCHSRATSSSSNKAM; translated from the exons ATGgacattttgaaattttgtttctctttcttctttctgctaCACAGTTCAACAGTCGGAGAGGACACAG TGGCGGAAGACATTGATGTCCAACAACTGGAACGTTTAGTGGAGATGCTGACACCTAGGGAGTGTGAGGACCTCCTGTCTGCCCTCTCTCACCCAGAGGAAAACATATTTGAGCACCTTCAGCGCCTCTCGCCAGAAAAAAATCTCCTAGGTCTCCAGCCTCGAGCCAAGAGAGAGACGCCTTCTGCTCTAG ATAGTGAAGCCCAGTGCCAAACGGCCCTGACAGACTGGCTGCTGAGGTACGGCAAGGAGACCTACTATGACAGGCTTTCACGTGCCTTGCATCACATCGGCAGAACAGACATCGCCACTG AAGTGGGGAAGAACATCAACCAGGACAAAGCCCTGAGCCTGAAGCGCTATGTTGAAGATTATCACAAATATGTCAACTCTTTAAACTTTGTTTCAGACACAAAACACCAAAAGCGCGGACACCAGAGGGTCAGAAAAAGAACGG ttAGCGATCTGACATGGCGTGACCTGGATCTGATTGTGGAGCAGGTTCGCGTCCCTCCGTACCAGAAGGGGCCTTTGGATGTAGCTATGCCAGTATTGTACGGTCTTCTGTTGGGCTTCGGGGGCACCTTGCTCATAGGCACAGCTTTACTCCTCGTCATTGTCCACATTTCTCATGGAAGGCTTCAGAACTGTCACTCCAGAGCCACCAGCAGTTCCAGCAATAAAGCCATGTAG